From Salvelinus namaycush isolate Seneca chromosome 27, SaNama_1.0, whole genome shotgun sequence, the proteins below share one genomic window:
- the LOC120021966 gene encoding macoilin-1-like, with translation MKRRNADCSKLRRPLKRNRITEGIYSSTFLYLKFLVVWVLVLLADFVLEFRFEYLWPFWLFIRSVYDSFRYQGLAFSVFFVCVAFTSDIICLLFIPVQWLFFAASTYVWVQYVWHTERGVCLPTVSLWILFVYMEAAIRFKDLKNFHVDLCRPFAAHCIGYPVVTLGFGFKSYVSYKMRLRKQKEVQKENEFYMQLLQQALPPEQQMLQRQEREAEEAAMAKGVSSEVDPTPPVSQNGSTPGKKTPVNASVPLPELEYREKGRDGNSKEREGKQQHTIGINNNSILHTLDSTLQETEYMENTGGKRLNNDLRGGESTGNTHTPKEEVGGTGGGGGKNYKNASGGGVATNSSPRNHSATNGTVPSSGSSNKNEKKTKSAGKGGANQKDPVENCIPNNQLGKPDALVRLEQDVKRLKADLQASRQLESDLRSHLSSLTSQDRSLRSELGQLRQDNEMLQNNADQAKQKDKQTISQLEKRLKAEQEARALAEKQLADERKRKKMEEATAARAVALAAASRGECTDSLRGRIRELETECKKLGIDMKLKEEHIRELEGKCQELRKYKENEKDMEVLMSALSAMQDKTQHLENSLSAETRIKLDLFSALGDAKRQLEIAQGQIHQRDQEIAELKQKIAEVMAVMPSISYSNDSSSLSPVTPHYSSKFMDNSPSSLDPNASVYQPLKK, from the exons ATGAAGCGGCGCAATGCGGACTGCAGCAAGCTCCGACGGCCGTTAAAACGGAACCGAATCACCGAGGGTATATATAGCAG tacctTCCTGTATCTGAAGTTTCTGGTGGTGTGGGTGCTGGTGCTGCTGGCAGACTTTGTGTTGGAGTTCAGGTTTGAGTACCTGTGGCCCTTCTGGCTATTCATACGCAGTGTCTACGACTCCTTCAGATACCAGGGgctg gcgtTCTCAgtgttctttgtgtgtgtggCGTTTACGTCTGACATCATCTGCCTTCTCTTTATCCCTGTCCAATGGCTGTTCTTCGCTGCCAGCACCTACGTCTGGGTCCAGTATGTCTGGCACACAG agagaggagtgtgtctACCCACCGTATCGCTATGGATactgtttgtgtacatggaagcTGCCATCCGCTTCAAGGACCTGAAGAACTTCCATGTGGACCTGTGTCGGCCCTTCGCTGCTCACTG TATTGGCTACCCGGTGGTGACTCTGGGCTTTGGCTTTAAGAGCTACGTCAGCTACAAGATGAGACTGAGGAAACAGAAAGAGGTGCAAAAGGAGAATGAGTTCTACATGCAGCTCCTACAGCAGGCTCTGCCCCCAGAGCAACAGATgctacagagacaggagagagaggcagaggagg CGGCCATGGCTAAAGGTGTGTCATCAGAGGTGGACCCTACCCCGCCGGTTTCCCAAAACGGGTCAACTCCCGGCAAGAAGACCCCCGTTAACGCTTCTGTTCCCTTACCGGAACTGGAGTAccgggagaaagggagagacggCAACAGCAAGGAACGGGAGGGCAAACAACAACACACAATAGGAATCAACAACAACAGTATCCTccacacactggactccacaTTACAGGAGACAGAGTATATGGAGAACACGGGGGGGAAGAGACTGAACAACGAcctcagaggaggagagagcacgggcaacacacacactcctaaagaggaggtggggggaacagggggagggggggggaagaACTACAAAAACGCCAGCGGAGGTGGTGTGGCCACCAACTCCTCCCCTCGGAATCACAGCGCCACCAATGGGACCGTGCCGTCGTCTGGCTCGTCCAATAAGAACGAGAAAAAGACAAAGTCTGCGGGGAAAGGAGGAGCCAATCAGAAGGATCCCGTGGAGAACTGCATTCCCAACAATCAACTGGGCAAGCCGGACGCTCTCGTgcg gttggAGCAGGATGTGAAACGGCTGAAGGCAGACCTGCAGGCGAGCCGTCAGTTGGAGTCAGATTTACGTTCTCACCTCTCCTCGCTGACCAGCCAGGACAGGAGTCTGCGCTCAGAGCTGGGCCAGCTGCGACAAGACAACGAGATGCTGCAGAACAA TGCTGACCAGGCCAAGCAAAAGGACAAGCAGACCATCTCCCAGCTAGAAAAGAGGCTGAAGGCAGAGCAGGAGGCGCGGGCGCTGGCGGAGAAACAGCTGGCTGacgagaggaagaggaagaagatggAGGAAGCCACCGCAGCTCGGGCTGTAGCACTAGCCGCAGCctccag GGGGGAGTGTACTGACTCCCTGCGTGGACGGATCAGAGAGTTGGAGACGGAGTGTAAGAAACTCGGCATCGACATGAAACTCAAAGAAGAGCACATTAGAGAGCTGGAGGGGAAATGCCAG gaGCTGCGTAAGTACAAGGAGAATGAGAAGGACATGGAGGTGTTGATGTCAGCTCTGTCGGCCATGCAGGATAAAACTCAGCACCTAGAGAACAGCCTGTCTGCTGAGACCAGGATCAAACTAGACCTCTTCTCTGCCCTGGGGGACGCCAAGAGACAGCTGGAGATCGCACAAG gtCAGATCCACCAGAGAGACCAGGAGATAGCAGAGTTGAAGCAGAAGATAGCTGAAGTGATGGCTGTGATGCCCAGTATCTCCTACAGCAACGACAGCAGTAGCCTCAGCCCTGTTACGCCACACTACTCCTCCAAGTTCATGGACAATAGTCCCTCTTCCCTGGATCCCAACGCTTCTGTCTACCAGCCACTCAAAAAGTGA